In the genome of Megalops cyprinoides isolate fMegCyp1 chromosome 7, fMegCyp1.pri, whole genome shotgun sequence, one region contains:
- the tmcc1a gene encoding transmembrane and coiled-coil domains protein 1 isoform X1: MHWKRLPRLRKRQIERLEVSGLAQTSNAVACSADGSYPVDVVDSTPDPQRTKQAITQLQQKILRLTEQIKIEQTARDDNVAEYLKLANNADKQQSARIKQVFEKKNQKSAQTIQQLQRKLEHYHRKLREVEHNGIPRQPKDVFRDMHQGLKDVGAKVTGFSEGVVDSVKGGLSSFSQATHSAAGAVVSKPREIASLIRNKFGSADNISGLKDSLDESQGEEGGARPLGVGSHLQSSPKYGSEDDCSSATSGSAGANSTTGAPGGPPSSKANALDTLQSSGLDALFHEIQEIRENQSRLEESFENLKTHYQKDNTLIMEALQEERYRCERLEEQLNDLTELHQNEILNLKQELASMEEKIAYQSYERARDIQEALEACQTRISKMELQQQQQQVVQLEGLENATARTLLGKLINVLLAVMAVLLVFVSTVANCVVPLMKTRNRTFSTFFLVVMLAFLWKNWDAISGYMDRFLQSPR; this comes from the exons ATGCATTGGAAAAGGTTACCTCGTTTAAGAAAACGACAG ATCGAGCGGCTGGAGGTCAGTGGCCTGGCGCAGACGTCCAACGCGGTAGCCTGCAGCGCCGATGGCTCCTACCCCGTGGACGTGGTGGACAGCACGCCGGACCCGCAGCGCACCAAGCAGGCCATCacgcagctgcagcagaagatCCTCAGGCTGACGGAGCAGATCAAGATCGAGCAGACGGCGCGCGACGACAACGTGGCCGAGTACCTGAAGCTGGCCAACAACGCCGACAAGCAGCAGAGCGCCCGCATCAAGCAGGTCTTCGAGAAGAAGAACCAGAAGTCGGCGCAGAccatccagcagctgcagcggaAGCTGGAGCACTACCACCGCAAGCTGCGGGAGGTGGAGCACAACGGCATCCCCCGTCAGCCCAAGGACGTCTTCCGGGACATGCACCAGGGCCTGAAGGACGTGGGCGCCAAGGTGACGGGCTTCAGCGAGGGCGTGGTGGACAGCGTGAAGGGCGGCCTTTCCAGCTTCTCCCAGGCGACACACTCGGCCGCGGGGGCGGTGGTCTCCAAGCCCAGGGAGATCGCCTCGCTGATCCGGAACAAGTTCGGCAGCGCCGACAACATCTCAGGCCTGAAGGACTCCCTGGATGAGTCTCAGGGCGAGGAGGGGGGCGCCCGGCCCCTGGGTGTAGGCAGCCACCTGCAGTCCAGCCCCAAGTACGGCAGCGAGGATGACTGCTCGAGCGCCACCTCGGGCTCCGCGGGGGCCAACAGCACCACCGGCGCCCCCGGGGGCCCCCCCAGCTCCAAGGCCAACGCTTTGGACACCCTGCAGAGCTCAGGCTTGGACGCACTCTTCCACGAGATTCAGGAGATCCGTGAGAACCAGAGCCGGCTGGAAGAGTCCTTCGAGAACCTCAAAACGCACTACCAGAAGGACAATACCTTAATCATGGAGGCCCTGCAGGAAGAGCGCTACAG gtgtgagcgCCTGGAGGAGCAGCTCAACGACCTGACGGAGCTCCACCAGAACGAGATCCTCAACCTGAAGCAGGAGCTGGCCAGCATGGAGGAGAAGATCGCCTACCAGTCCTACGAGCGGGCACGGGACATCCAG gaggcgctggaGGCCTGTCAGACGCGCATCTCCAAgatggagctgcagcagcagcagcagcaggtggtcCAGCTGGAGGGCCTGGAGAATGCCACGGCGCGTACCCTGCTGGGCAAGCTCATCAATGTGCTGCTGGCCGTCATGGCCGTGCTGCTGGTCTTCGTCTCCACCGTGGCCAACTGCGTGGTGCCCCTCATGAAGACGCGCAACCGGACTTTTAGCACTTTCTTCCTGGTGGTGATGCTGGCGTTCCTATGGAAAAACTGGGACGCCATCTCGGGATACATGGACCGCTTCCTACAGTCCCCCAGATAA
- the tmcc1a gene encoding transmembrane and coiled-coil domains protein 1 isoform X2, whose translation MVQRFSLRRQYSKIERLEVSGLAQTSNAVACSADGSYPVDVVDSTPDPQRTKQAITQLQQKILRLTEQIKIEQTARDDNVAEYLKLANNADKQQSARIKQVFEKKNQKSAQTIQQLQRKLEHYHRKLREVEHNGIPRQPKDVFRDMHQGLKDVGAKVTGFSEGVVDSVKGGLSSFSQATHSAAGAVVSKPREIASLIRNKFGSADNISGLKDSLDESQGEEGGARPLGVGSHLQSSPKYGSEDDCSSATSGSAGANSTTGAPGGPPSSKANALDTLQSSGLDALFHEIQEIRENQSRLEESFENLKTHYQKDNTLIMEALQEERYRCERLEEQLNDLTELHQNEILNLKQELASMEEKIAYQSYERARDIQEALEACQTRISKMELQQQQQQVVQLEGLENATARTLLGKLINVLLAVMAVLLVFVSTVANCVVPLMKTRNRTFSTFFLVVMLAFLWKNWDAISGYMDRFLQSPR comes from the exons ATCGAGCGGCTGGAGGTCAGTGGCCTGGCGCAGACGTCCAACGCGGTAGCCTGCAGCGCCGATGGCTCCTACCCCGTGGACGTGGTGGACAGCACGCCGGACCCGCAGCGCACCAAGCAGGCCATCacgcagctgcagcagaagatCCTCAGGCTGACGGAGCAGATCAAGATCGAGCAGACGGCGCGCGACGACAACGTGGCCGAGTACCTGAAGCTGGCCAACAACGCCGACAAGCAGCAGAGCGCCCGCATCAAGCAGGTCTTCGAGAAGAAGAACCAGAAGTCGGCGCAGAccatccagcagctgcagcggaAGCTGGAGCACTACCACCGCAAGCTGCGGGAGGTGGAGCACAACGGCATCCCCCGTCAGCCCAAGGACGTCTTCCGGGACATGCACCAGGGCCTGAAGGACGTGGGCGCCAAGGTGACGGGCTTCAGCGAGGGCGTGGTGGACAGCGTGAAGGGCGGCCTTTCCAGCTTCTCCCAGGCGACACACTCGGCCGCGGGGGCGGTGGTCTCCAAGCCCAGGGAGATCGCCTCGCTGATCCGGAACAAGTTCGGCAGCGCCGACAACATCTCAGGCCTGAAGGACTCCCTGGATGAGTCTCAGGGCGAGGAGGGGGGCGCCCGGCCCCTGGGTGTAGGCAGCCACCTGCAGTCCAGCCCCAAGTACGGCAGCGAGGATGACTGCTCGAGCGCCACCTCGGGCTCCGCGGGGGCCAACAGCACCACCGGCGCCCCCGGGGGCCCCCCCAGCTCCAAGGCCAACGCTTTGGACACCCTGCAGAGCTCAGGCTTGGACGCACTCTTCCACGAGATTCAGGAGATCCGTGAGAACCAGAGCCGGCTGGAAGAGTCCTTCGAGAACCTCAAAACGCACTACCAGAAGGACAATACCTTAATCATGGAGGCCCTGCAGGAAGAGCGCTACAG gtgtgagcgCCTGGAGGAGCAGCTCAACGACCTGACGGAGCTCCACCAGAACGAGATCCTCAACCTGAAGCAGGAGCTGGCCAGCATGGAGGAGAAGATCGCCTACCAGTCCTACGAGCGGGCACGGGACATCCAG gaggcgctggaGGCCTGTCAGACGCGCATCTCCAAgatggagctgcagcagcagcagcagcaggtggtcCAGCTGGAGGGCCTGGAGAATGCCACGGCGCGTACCCTGCTGGGCAAGCTCATCAATGTGCTGCTGGCCGTCATGGCCGTGCTGCTGGTCTTCGTCTCCACCGTGGCCAACTGCGTGGTGCCCCTCATGAAGACGCGCAACCGGACTTTTAGCACTTTCTTCCTGGTGGTGATGCTGGCGTTCCTATGGAAAAACTGGGACGCCATCTCGGGATACATGGACCGCTTCCTACAGTCCCCCAGATAA